In one window of Maribacter sp. BPC-D8 DNA:
- a CDS encoding aspartate kinase, whose product MKTISSVVEEYIKKKPFLQSALAQGIINLTSLSRIVKPEIEHELGKDIRNGAIVMALKRLSDDLEFRATHKILKVLKNIGEITVRSSLTDYTFLASDKILVHQAKLLEEINNNQDVFYTSSRGVNEINIVISNVMDKTVERLFKDEKCTQKAEELSSITVKLPAENVSVPGIYYFIFQRLAWEGIVLYEVISTTNEFTILVNDAQVDIAFKTIKDLKGL is encoded by the coding sequence ATGAAAACAATATCATCAGTCGTTGAAGAGTACATTAAGAAAAAGCCATTTTTACAAAGTGCTCTAGCACAGGGTATCATCAATCTTACATCGCTATCTAGAATAGTGAAGCCAGAGATTGAGCATGAATTAGGTAAAGACATTCGTAATGGCGCAATTGTAATGGCATTAAAACGCCTGTCTGATGATTTGGAATTTAGGGCTACCCATAAAATTCTAAAAGTGTTGAAGAATATTGGTGAGATAACCGTAAGATCTTCACTTACTGATTATACTTTTTTAGCTTCAGATAAAATATTGGTGCACCAAGCTAAGTTGCTCGAAGAGATTAATAATAACCAAGATGTTTTTTATACCTCTAGCCGTGGTGTAAACGAAATCAACATAGTAATTAGTAATGTGATGGATAAAACAGTTGAGAGACTGTTTAAAGATGAAAAGTGCACTCAAAAAGCGGAAGAGCTTTCATCGATTACCGTAAAATTACCTGCAGAAAATGTTTCAGTACCTGGTATTTACTATTTTATTTTTCAAAGATTAGCTTGGGAAGGCATTGTTCTTTACGAAGTAATTTCAACCACAAATGAATTTACAATTCTAGTAAATGATGCTCAAGTAGATATTGCCTTTAAGACAATAAAGGATTTAAAGGGGCTTTAG
- a CDS encoding YraN family protein encodes MGKHNEFGKEGEQIAVDYLKKNGYAIKYKNYRYLQAEIDIIAEKGDVLAIVEVRSRSSDFIQNIAETVTPKKIKLLVMAADHYVTDNNLDVEVRFDIITILKNKSQFELEHLESAFYHF; translated from the coding sequence ATGGGAAAACACAATGAATTTGGTAAAGAAGGAGAACAGATAGCGGTAGATTATCTTAAAAAAAACGGGTATGCCATCAAATATAAAAATTACAGATATCTACAAGCCGAGATTGATATTATAGCTGAAAAAGGAGATGTATTGGCAATTGTTGAAGTGCGTTCAAGAAGTTCAGATTTTATTCAAAATATTGCTGAGACGGTTACACCTAAAAAAATTAAGCTGTTGGTTATGGCGGCTGACCACTATGTTACTGATAATAATTTAGACGTTGAGGTACGTTTTGACATCATTACCATACTCAAAAATAAGAGCCAATTTGAGTTAGAACATTTAGAATCTGCCTTTTACCATTTCTGA
- a CDS encoding DUF1800 domain-containing protein — translation MEYFINCNTSTLAPYTANLDQLRAAHLYRRLGFSASVATINQATGQSAAALVDSLVDEALNMPEIATPAWANWNNDNYPADSDASNQLKRDQKSEFQLAYANGLLNNNLRDRLSFFWSNHFVTELDVYNCNSFLYQYIDCLQRNSLGNFKTFTSEIGLTNAMLYYLDGVYNNGNNPNENYARELYELFTLGEGNGYTEEDIIETAKALSGYVERGEVGCSPVAFDATKHDEGSKTILGQTGNWDYDDVINILFEQRAPEIAEFICRKLYEFFVHPDSKDDANNAQMIIDGMAATLVTSDFELAPVLRLLFKSQHFFDDEAIGVIIKSPVDFYFNALNESGFSYTDTNVAEMVNYSALLSQEIFEPFDVAGWQRDRSWINTNFMIGRWLTIESILEEFYMADNEQFRTFGLEISGNAGLTSSNPDEVARLIIDFVLTKGLLNEEEYAKAFSIFRGDVEDVYYEGGNQESWTLATWQQGPFQVYLLFQYLARQPEFQLK, via the coding sequence ATGGAATATTTCATTAATTGTAATACTTCTACTCTTGCTCCGTATACAGCTAATTTAGATCAGCTGAGAGCAGCTCATTTATACCGCCGATTAGGTTTTAGTGCCTCAGTGGCCACTATTAATCAAGCAACCGGTCAATCTGCCGCTGCATTGGTAGATAGTTTGGTAGATGAAGCTTTGAATATGCCTGAAATAGCTACACCTGCATGGGCGAATTGGAACAATGACAACTACCCTGCAGATAGCGACGCAAGCAATCAACTAAAGAGAGATCAAAAATCTGAATTTCAATTGGCTTATGCCAATGGTCTTTTGAATAACAATTTAAGAGATCGTTTAAGCTTTTTCTGGAGCAATCATTTTGTTACTGAATTAGATGTTTATAATTGTAATTCTTTTTTATACCAATATATAGACTGTCTTCAACGCAACTCTTTAGGTAATTTTAAAACCTTTACTAGTGAAATTGGCTTAACCAATGCCATGTTATATTACCTAGATGGTGTGTATAACAATGGTAACAACCCTAATGAAAATTATGCTCGTGAATTATATGAGCTATTTACTTTGGGTGAAGGCAACGGCTATACTGAAGAAGATATCATTGAAACAGCAAAGGCCTTAAGTGGTTATGTAGAACGTGGCGAAGTTGGTTGTTCACCTGTAGCCTTCGATGCTACCAAGCATGATGAAGGTTCAAAAACCATACTAGGACAAACCGGTAATTGGGATTATGATGATGTTATCAACATACTCTTCGAACAAAGAGCTCCCGAAATAGCAGAATTCATCTGCCGTAAATTATATGAATTTTTTGTACATCCAGATTCTAAAGATGATGCGAATAACGCACAAATGATTATTGACGGCATGGCTGCCACATTAGTAACCAGCGACTTTGAATTAGCACCAGTCTTAAGACTATTATTTAAGAGTCAGCACTTTTTCGATGATGAAGCTATTGGGGTAATTATAAAGAGTCCGGTAGATTTCTATTTTAACGCACTAAACGAATCAGGCTTTAGCTATACAGACACGAATGTTGCCGAAATGGTCAATTACAGTGCCTTATTAAGCCAAGAAATATTTGAACCTTTTGATGTTGCCGGTTGGCAAAGAGACAGGTCTTGGATCAACACCAATTTTATGATTGGGCGTTGGCTTACCATTGAAAGCATATTAGAAGAATTCTATATGGCCGACAATGAGCAATTTAGAACATTCGGACTCGAAATATCAGGAAATGCAGGTTTAACAAGTTCAAACCCCGACGAGGTTGCTAGACTAATTATAGATTTCGTTTTAACTAAGGGACTTCTAAATGAAGAAGAATATGCCAAGGCATTTTCTATATTCAGAGGTGATGTAGAAGATGTTTACTACGAAGGTGGTAATCAAGAATCTTGGACGTTGGCTACTTGGCAACAAGGTCCGTTTCAAGTATACCTCCTTTTTCAGTATTTAGCTAGACAACCTGAGTTTCAATTAAAATAA
- a CDS encoding TlpA family protein disulfide reductase, with protein sequence MKVLISICLLFISLSIQAQGSIAGNFSPPKDFKWLIAYELTPNGERYSVDSAVRDGSFKLEMPLTAQAGMYRLVYAVPQDEFYIDVIYNKKEDVKFNFNLKDGLTITNSEENKWYREYFSKITAAQDKLIEFYETNNESNKEYTSIIKELNAIQTSFEEKHATTIAHKFIKANRSYIPSEFEGLETFLKNKKQHHFDHLVINDPVLQGSNFLTDKFASYVFSALPTDITTKEQLAIEVNKNVKTTAEFIKTTPIGFQERAMHQLWKIAEVNDMPAVQDYIFKNHLKKLAITNNNQKLVDELELASRLRIGAVSPDITWQSNGKKQSLLAMEEAENYLLVFWSSTCSHCLKELPALHEEVKEYDNLKIIAVGLEDDNVNWKEVSATLPGFHHAIALGRWESEYAHTFGIQSTPTYFILDSEKRFLAKPTSDKEVVEFLEN encoded by the coding sequence TTTTCTCCGCCTAAAGATTTTAAATGGTTGATTGCCTATGAGCTAACACCAAATGGTGAACGTTATAGCGTTGACAGCGCCGTAAGAGATGGTTCATTTAAGCTAGAAATGCCTTTAACCGCTCAAGCAGGTATGTATAGATTGGTATATGCCGTACCACAAGATGAGTTTTATATCGATGTCATTTACAATAAAAAAGAAGATGTAAAATTCAATTTCAATCTTAAAGATGGCTTGACCATTACCAATTCTGAAGAAAATAAGTGGTACCGAGAATACTTTTCTAAAATAACTGCTGCCCAGGATAAGCTTATAGAGTTTTACGAAACCAACAACGAATCGAATAAAGAATATACAAGCATTATAAAAGAATTAAATGCGATACAGACCTCTTTTGAAGAAAAGCATGCTACAACTATTGCCCATAAATTCATTAAGGCCAACAGAAGTTACATTCCGTCAGAATTTGAAGGTTTAGAAACCTTTCTTAAAAATAAAAAGCAACATCATTTTGACCATTTAGTAATTAATGATCCTGTTCTACAAGGTTCTAATTTCTTAACCGATAAATTCGCTAGTTATGTTTTTTCGGCACTACCTACCGATATCACTACAAAAGAGCAATTAGCAATTGAGGTAAACAAAAACGTAAAGACCACAGCTGAGTTTATAAAAACTACTCCGATTGGTTTTCAAGAAAGGGCTATGCATCAATTATGGAAAATAGCCGAAGTAAATGATATGCCTGCTGTGCAAGATTATATTTTCAAGAACCATTTGAAGAAATTGGCAATAACCAATAATAATCAAAAATTGGTCGATGAGCTAGAACTGGCATCTCGATTAAGAATTGGAGCAGTATCCCCAGATATTACTTGGCAGTCAAATGGTAAAAAACAATCGCTTTTAGCAATGGAAGAAGCCGAGAACTATTTGCTAGTTTTCTGGAGTAGTACTTGTTCGCACTGCTTAAAAGAGCTTCCTGCGTTACATGAAGAAGTCAAAGAGTACGACAATCTAAAAATTATCGCTGTAGGGCTAGAAGATGATAATGTAAACTGGAAAGAAGTTTCTGCAACATTACCAGGTTTTCATCACGCCATAGCATTAGGTAGATGGGAAAGTGAGTATGCACATACTTTTGGCATACAAAGCACACCTACCTATTTTATATTGGATAGTGAAAAACGATTTTTGGCAAAACCAACATCTGATAAAGAAGTTGTAGAGTTTTTAGAAAACTAA
- a CDS encoding DUF1501 domain-containing protein, producing the protein MCNTHHSPFKGLQHEGHDEEHKTWSRRSFLQAMGIAGSGSMMLGANMLSASAPSPLSAGISAAETDNILILIRLSGGNDGLSTVIPIEQYDSYANARPNIYVPESKVLKLTDEFGVPSYMSSLAPMWEEGQFKAVHGVGYEGQSLSHFTGSDIFANTDIETTGFSGLNTGWMGRHFENMYPDYLVNPPAAPAAIQIGQFGSLVFQGDETNYAFVTSNVDQLEEIAESGVVYGLDDTLFNDCMYGDQLKFLRGVANTTYEYSGIIHDAYTRGQNQVEYQDNSFARQLALIARLIKGNLGTKVFMISMGGFDTHGNQPQAHAKLMTNLSVAVNNFYEDLAFTQQDDKVLSMTFSEFGRRIFENGSNGTDHGKATPTLFFGSGLNGSAFVGDHPTLDDPDGRGNLEYTMDFRDLYATVLAEWLCVDIPLVEAHLLNYKPYVPVDLGFSCSGEAFPDIVYSDGEVTPPVYPDEEAETPFNPDLINAVVHKPFYPTDSTPHIYLEMPFSAHVDIELFNILGQKVGTVFNEMMFEGSTEINIRERMPEQLSTGKYIYRINVQNQKMSKSVMVA; encoded by the coding sequence ATGTGCAATACACACCACTCCCCATTCAAAGGCCTACAACACGAAGGTCATGATGAAGAACATAAAACATGGAGCAGACGCTCTTTTTTACAAGCAATGGGCATTGCGGGCTCTGGCTCAATGATGCTAGGTGCAAATATGTTATCGGCTTCTGCCCCATCGCCATTATCGGCAGGCATATCAGCTGCCGAAACAGATAATATCTTAATCTTAATTCGCCTATCTGGTGGTAATGATGGTTTAAGTACAGTAATACCTATTGAACAATATGATAGTTATGCTAATGCCAGACCCAATATATATGTACCAGAAAGTAAAGTTTTAAAATTGACTGATGAATTCGGTGTACCATCGTATATGAGTTCTTTGGCACCAATGTGGGAAGAAGGTCAGTTTAAGGCCGTACATGGTGTAGGTTATGAAGGTCAAAGTTTATCACACTTTACAGGATCAGATATTTTTGCGAATACAGATATAGAGACAACAGGATTCAGCGGTTTAAATACCGGATGGATGGGTAGACATTTTGAAAACATGTACCCAGATTATTTAGTTAATCCGCCAGCTGCACCAGCCGCTATTCAAATAGGTCAATTTGGTAGTTTGGTTTTTCAAGGAGACGAAACTAACTATGCTTTTGTAACTTCTAATGTTGATCAACTAGAAGAAATTGCAGAATCGGGCGTTGTATATGGTTTAGATGATACCTTGTTCAACGACTGTATGTACGGTGACCAGTTGAAGTTTTTAAGAGGAGTAGCAAATACAACATATGAATATTCTGGTATTATTCACGATGCTTATACACGTGGGCAAAATCAAGTAGAATATCAAGACAATAGCTTTGCCCGCCAATTGGCACTTATTGCAAGGTTGATAAAAGGAAACTTAGGTACTAAAGTATTTATGATTTCAATGGGTGGTTTTGACACTCATGGTAATCAACCACAGGCACATGCCAAATTAATGACCAATTTATCTGTAGCGGTAAACAATTTCTATGAAGATCTTGCCTTTACCCAACAAGATGATAAGGTATTGAGCATGACCTTTTCTGAATTCGGACGACGAATTTTTGAAAATGGCTCTAATGGTACCGATCATGGTAAAGCAACACCTACCTTATTTTTTGGATCAGGTTTAAATGGTAGTGCATTTGTTGGCGATCACCCAACCCTAGACGACCCAGATGGACGTGGAAACTTAGAATACACAATGGATTTTAGAGATCTTTACGCCACCGTTCTTGCAGAATGGCTATGTGTAGACATACCATTGGTTGAAGCGCATTTATTAAATTACAAACCGTATGTACCAGTAGACTTAGGCTTTAGTTGTAGTGGAGAAGCTTTCCCTGATATTGTATATAGCGATGGTGAAGTTACACCACCTGTTTACCCAGATGAAGAGGCAGAAACTCCTTTTAACCCAGACTTAATAAATGCTGTTGTACACAAACCTTTTTATCCTACGGATAGTACACCGCATATTTATTTAGAAATGCCATTTTCGGCACATGTAGATATTGAACTTTTTAATATTCTTGGTCAGAAAGTCGGCACCGTTTTTAACGAAATGATGTTTGAAGGTTCTACCGAAATAAATATACGAGAGCGCATGCCCGAACAGCTATCAACAGGTAAATACATTTATCGTATTAATGTACAAAACCAAAAAATGAGTAAATCAGTGATGGTAGCTTAA